The genomic region GACCCGACCAGACCCAGCAGAAAGGTGGTGAGCAGCCCGATCGGTTGGTGCCCCGGAACGAGGAGGCGACCGAGCCCGCCGATGATAAGGCCGACGACGACCGTGCTGATCAAGGCCCAGGCCGCCAGCCCGGCAAGCGGCAGGGCGATGAACAAGACCACGAACAGCAGGAACAGGGCCAAGATCACGTTTCCAGCGTACAGCTACGTGGCTCCGCCGGCAGTAGCGCGTCTCGGCGGGCCGGTCCTATGGTTTTCCCATGCCAACCATCGTCAAGGGACTGGACGAGCTCAGGGCCAAGGCCGGGGAGCACCTGGGGTACAGCGAGTGGCAGGAGCTGACCCAGGAACAGGTCAACCTGTTCGCCGACGCGACCGGAGACCACCAGTGGATCCACGTCGACGTCGAGAAGGCCAAGTCCGGGCCGTTCGGCGGCCCGATCGCCCACGGGTACCTCACCCTCTCCCTGGGCCCCGCCCTCCTCAGCCAGATCCTCGAGGTCGAGGGCATGTCAATGGGCCTGAACTATGGGTGCAACAAGGTGCGTTTCCCCAGCCCGCTCCCCGTTGGCGCCAACCTCCGGCTCTCGGCCACGCTGCAGAGCGTGGAGGACGTCGCCGGTGGCGGCGTGCAGGCGATCATCGGCCTCACGATCGAGGTGCAGGGCAAGGAGAAGCCGGCGTGTGTGGCCGAGGTCGTCTATCGGTACTACGACTGAGCCCCGCCGGCATCGTGCACACCGGCGGCCACCGCTCCGGCGCGGACAGGGTCAACCCCGGCCTGGCCTACGAGGAAGCAGGCGATGGGCGCCGCCGTGCGCTCGGACTGGTGGGCGGCGACCGCCGCCAGGGCGAGCAGCTGCTCGACGGTCGCGTCGTCCGGCGGCGGGACCCCGAGCTCGTCGGCGAAGGTCCGGAGCCATTCATCAGCGGTCATGGGAAGCCTCCTGAGCAGTAACGGACACTACGACGAGGTGGGAGCGAGTTGGCCAGCAACGTGAGACTCGACGGCAAAGTCGCCCTGGTTACCGGGGCGTCGAAAGGGATCGGGGCCGCCATCGCCCGGGCGCTCGCCGAGAACGGGGCGCGCGTCATGCTGTCCTCCCGCAAGCAGGACGCGCTCGAGAAGGCGGCGGCGGGCATCGAAGGTGAGACCGCCGTCTTCGCCGCCAACGCCGGCGACCCGGACCAGGCCCGCGCCTGCGTGGCGGCAACGATCGAGCGCTTCGGCGGCCTGCACATCCTGGTGAACAACGCGGCCACGAACCCGTACCTGGGCCGAGCCATCGACATCGACCTCCCCCGCTACGACAAGACGATGGAGGTGAACCTCCGCGGACCTCTGGCGTGGACCCAGGAAGCTTGGCGACAGGCTCTCCAGGCCGGCGGTGGAACGGTCGTGAACATCTCGTCCGTCGGTGGGATGACCCACGGGGGCCCGATCGGCATCTACGACGTCACCAAGGCGGGGCTCATCCATCTGACCAAGCACCTGGCCACCGAGCTGGGCCCGCAGGTACGGGTGAACGCCATCGCGCCCGGCCTGGTCAAGACCGATTTCGCTCGCGCCCTGTGGCAGTCGGGCGGCGACGAGGACTCCTGGCCGTGGCCCCTCCGGCGCCTCGGCCGGCCCGAGGACATCGCCGACGCCGCCGTCTTTCTCGCCAGCGACCTCGCCTCGTGGATCACTGGTCATGTCCTCGTCGTCGACGGCGGCGGTTCCCTGGGCGGCCTCGGGGCCAGCGGCTGATCGACCCCGCTGGTCATGGCGCCCGCTCGAGTGGTGCATCACCTCAGTTCCACCTTATGTCGAAAGCGACCGGTCGCCCTCGGGGCTTTCGACATAAGGTGGAACACGCGGACCATACGAGTGCCGGCCGATAGTGGCCGTCAGACGATCCTCGAACGGTGTTCGGACCAGTAGCGGTCACGCAGGACTCGTTTGTAGAGCTTGCCCGTCGGGAGCCGGGGCAGACTGGGATCGAAATCGACTGAACGCGGGCACTTGAAGGTCGCTAGGTGCGCTCGGCAGAACTGGACGAGCTCGTGCTCGAGCTCGGGTCCCGGCTCGACCCCCGCCGCCGGCTCGATGATGGCCTTCACCTCTTCACCGAGGTCCTCGTTGGGGACCCCGATCACGGCCGCGTCGAGCACCTTCGGGTGCGTCACGAGAAGGTTCTCGGCTTCCTGCGGGTAGATGTTCACCCCACCGGAGATGATCATGTACGTCCGCCGGTCGGTCAGGTACAGGTACCCGTCTTCGTCGAGGTAGCCGACGTCGCCGACGGTGCTCATCGTCCCGGTGTGGTCACGTGATTCGGCCGTCTTCTCCGGGTCGTTCCAGTACTCGAAGTTGGTCGCCCCCCGAAACCACACGGTTCCCGGCGCCCCGACCTCGCACTCCTTACCCCCATCGTCGAGGATCACCAGCTCGCCCATCAGTGCCCGTCCCACTGTGCCTTTGTGGGCCAGCCAGTCGAACGAGTCGCAATACGTGAGCCCGTTTCCTTCGGTCGCCGCGTAGTACTCGACGATGATGGGGCCCCACCACTCGATCATCTGCTCCTTGACCGGTACCGGGCACGGCGCCGCCGCATGAATGATCGTCTCGAGCGACGACACGTCATACGCCGCTCGGACCTCGTCGGGCAGCTTGAGGATGCGGCTGAACATGGTCGGCACGACTTGGGAGTGTGTGACCCGGTGACGTTCAACCAGGCGGAGGAACTGCTCGGCGTCGAAGCGCTCCATGATGATCGCCGTGGCACCGAGGCGCAGCGACAACGCCACGCTCGCATGCGGCGCCGAGTGATACAGGGGAGCCGGCGAGAGGTAGACCATGCCTTCCCGCAGGCGCCACAACTCCTGCAGCCCGGCCCGAAGCGGGTCCGGGTCACGCGGGTGGGCATGGCGCAGGGGACGGAGGATGCCCTTGGGTCGGCCGGTCGTTCCCGAGGAGTACAGCATGGCCAGCCCGAGCTGCTCGTCGGCAACGGGGTCGGCCGGGTAGGGGGCCACGGTCTCCTCGTAGGGCTCGAACGGCGCGTCGTACCCGCCGCTGCCCACCATGAGGAACAGCTCCACGTCGGGGCACATGGGGGCCGCCGCCAGGGCAACCCCGCGCTTGGCCGTCGAGACGATGAGGATACGGGCCCGAGAGTCGTTGACGATGTACGCGAGCTCGTCGGCCGTGAGGTAGGAGTTGATGCAGGTGTAGTACAGCCCCGTGCGCTCGGCGGCCGCCTCGGTCTCAAGGTACCGGGCGTTGTTCTCCATGAAGATGGCCACGTGGTCCCCGCGCCGAAGGCCACGGTCCCGGAACAGGTGGGCCAGCCTGTTGGCCCGGGCTTCCAGCTCACCGAAGCTGACGGTCTCGCCGCTGGTAGCCATGACGAACGCCGCATGACCGGGATGTCGCTTGGCATGCTCGCCCGGGTACATGATGCGAGCCGCTAGGCCGCCGGCGCCTCGGCCCTGAGGCGGCCGGCGGCATGCCGCTCCGCCTGCCGCAGCAGGATGCGGCCGTTGAGCCACCCGGGCGTCGTCCGCACCGGACGAGGCGCCAGCCCGAACACACGCCCCGCGCTCGACTGCACCAGCGCGAGTCGCTGCTCCCGGCGGCGGTCCCACGCGAACCCGAACTGCTGTCGGAGTGGCTCGGGTGTCGTGCCCACCGCGACCAGGCGGTTGAGGGCGAGCGCCGGTGCCAGCGCCAGGCGCAGCCCCGCAGGTAGCGACGGATACAGGACGTCCTCGCCCAGTCGGCGGCCCTCGTCAGAGACCCTCAGCGTCGCCACCATCTCCTCGAAATAGGCGCGGAACTCGTCGACGCTCGCCGGCTGGTCCGCCACCGGCAGGCCGAACACCTCGGCGACGAGCGTCATCTCCCGGTAGTAGGTGGCGGTGTCGGCGGGAGACAGCTCCTCGACCATGACGGTGTAGGCGCCAAGCGCCGAGTCAGTGAGCGTGGCGTGCACCCAGAGGAGGTTGACCGGGTCGTTGGCCCGATAGCTGGCCCCGGTCACGAAGTCGTGCATGCGCTGGATCCGCCGGCCCACGGCGGCGGCGAGCTCCTCCGAGCCGAAGACCACCGCGTAGGTCGCCTCGAGGGTCCCTTGCAGCCGCCGGAACGGGTTGGACTGGAAGTCGCTGTGGTCGGCCACCCCCTGGGCCACCGCCGGGTGGGCCAACTGCAGCAGCAACGCCCGGCCGGCGGCGAAGAACAGCGCCGGCTCGGCATTCACCCTCCTGATCACCGAGTTTCGGGGGAAGAAGTCGGCCACCGGCGTCACTCCCATCGTGTCCTCGGGGCAGGCCAGCTTCCGTATCATCGCAGAACGACGGCCCCGAGGCCGCCCTGGGGCGACGAGGCGTCAGGCGGGCGAGCCCGGACTGGCGTTACCGCCACCCTGGCCGCCCTGACCCCCGCGACCGGTGAAGCAACCGTTCGGCCCCGGCGGGCGGATGGCGATCGAGTTGGCGGTCACCGCTCCCGTCTGGTCGGAGGGACCGTTGGCGGCGATGCACTGGCCGACGGCCAGGTTCGACTGGCTGGCGCCCACGACTTTGGTGAAGGTCGTCGAGGCGTCGGTGGTGACGGTGGTTGTCGTGGCGGCGCCGTTGCGATTGTTGCCCTGGACGACGAAGGTCGGCGCGGAGACCGACGCCACCTTGCCGAAGGCGCCGGCGAAGCGCCGCGCACCGTTGCCGTTGCGGTTGGCGCCGTTGGCGGGAGCGGTCGTGCTCGAGCCCCCCGCGCCACCACCAGCACCGCGGCCGTTACCAGCCCGCGGGCCGAACCCGCCCGCTCGTGGGGCGCAGCCGTTGGCGCCGGGCTGGCTGATGGCGACGGTGCGGGCGGTGAAGGGCTGCCCCGGTGTCGTCGTGGCGCCCGGGCCCGCGTTGGCCGCCACACAGACGCCGGTCGCGAGGTCGGCGGCGGTGGCGGGCACGGTCTGGCTGAACGTCGTGCTCGGGCTGATGTTCACGGTTACCTGGCCCGTCGTCGGATTCTGCACTTCGAGCGACGAGCCGGACACGGCTGCCGCCGTACCGAAGGCCCCGGGCGGCGGCGTGTTGCCGGGCGCGGTGGTCGTCGGGCTCTGGCTCGAAGCGGGTTTGGTCGATGCCGTGCTGGCTCCGCCGCAGGCGGCCGCGGCCAGCGCCAGCACTCCCAGGCCGGCGACGACGGGTCGTGTCCTGACGGTGACGGTGGGTACTGACATGTCGTCGTAGCTCCTATCGGTCCGCCGCTACACGGCGGAGTGGTTGGTTCGAAGGCATCATTCGCTGCGCAGGGCGTCGATTGGCGAGAGGCGGGCGGCCCTCGAGGCGGGGTAGACGCCGAAGACGACTCCGATTCCCGCGGCGACGATGACGGCCCCCACCGTGGCCAACACCGAGATGGACACGGCGTTGGACGTCACCTGCGGTATCACCTCGGCGCCGATGACGCCCAGCACTACACCGCCGACGCCGCCGGCGACACCGAGGATCGACGCTTCGACGAGAAACTGGGCGCGGATCACTCCAGGCGTCGCCCCCAGGGCCTTGCGCAAGCCGATCTCGCGCACCCGCTCGGTGACCGACACCAGCATGATGTTCATCACACCGATGCCGCCCACCAGGAGGGAGATGGCGGCGATCCCGGCCAGCAGCACAGTGAGCGTCTTGTCCACCGACGTCGCAGTCGACAGGATCGACGACTGCGTGGTGATGGTGAAGTCGGCCTGGGTGGGATTGGTGATCTGGTGGGTGCCCAGGAGCAGCGAGTTTGCCTCCTGGTAGGCGGCAGACAACGTGTCCTTGTTCGTGGCCTCGAGGAAGATGGAGCTGACGCTGTTGCGGGTGCTCCCCCCGAACAGCTGGTTCTGGGCCGTGGTGACGGGGACCACCGCCATGTCGTCCTGGTTGGTGCTGGACGAGCTGCCGGCAGACGTCATGACCCCGCTCACCCGGAACGGCACGCCGTTGATGTTCACCGTCTGTCCGACGGGGTCGGCGAAGCCGAACAGGTTGGTCGCTGTCGTCGGCCCCAGGACGGCCACCTGATTCTGGTTGGACACATCACTGCTGCTGAAGAAGCTGCCCTCGGCCAGCTGGCGATTGCGGACTCCGAGATAGGACGTAGTCGTCCCGACGACCGGGGCCGTCCAGCTCGCCGACCTCGCTGTCATCGACATGGTCCGTTGAGCGGTAGGGGCCACGGCTGCGACGTCGGGCGCGTCGAGGTGCGATTGGAGTGCGTTCGCATCGGTGAGGGTCAAGGTGTTCGACGACCCCAAGCCGCCCCTGACAGCGCCGGTCGTCGTGCTACCGGGCGACACGACGAGCAGGTTCGTCCCGAGCGCCTGGATGGCGGAGTTGACCTTCGCCTGTGCTCCCTCGCCGAGCCCGACGGTGAGAATGACCGCGGCGATGCCGATGAGGATGCCGAGCACGGTGAGGATCGAGCGCAGGCGGTGGGAGACGATCGCTCCCGCCCCGGTGCGCAGAGTCTCCAGCCAGTTCACGCCGGACCGCCGCCGTGGTCCTGGACGACGCCGTCCTTGAACCGCACGACCCGGCTGGCCCATTCGGCGACGTCTGCCTCGTGGGTGATGAGCACGACGGTTCGGCCGGCCCGGTTGAGCTCCTGGAAGAGCTGGAGGATCTCGGCGCTCGCCACCGAGTCGAGGTTGCCGGTCGGCTCATCGGCCAGGACCAGGGACGGATCCGTGACGAGTGCGCGGGCGACCGCTACCCGCTGCTGCTCGCCACCTGAGAGCTCACCCGGCCGATGCTGGACCCGCCCCGCCAACCCGACCCGCTCCAAGGCGGCTAGGGCCTTGTCCCCGCGGTCGTTGTCGCCGGCGTAGAGAAGGGGAAGCTCGACGTTGCGCCCCGCGGTCAGGCTCGGGAGCAGGTTGAACTGCTGGAAGACGAAGCCGATGCGACGGTTGCGCACGATCGCCAGCTCCGCCTCCGTCATCGACCCCACGTCGTCGCCCGCCAGGCGGTAGGTGCCCTCGGTGGGCACGTCCAGGCACCCGATGATGTGCATCATCGTGGACTTCCCGGACCCCGAGGGGCCCATGATGGCGACAAACTCCCCCGCCGAGATCGTCAACGAGACGCCGCGCAGGGCCTCGACGGACAGGGTGCCCGTGCGGTAGATCTTGCGGACCTCGCTGAGCTCGATGAGCGGCCGCTCCAACGTGGCGGTCTGTTCGGACCCGGACTGGGCCTTGCTCATGGGGGGGCTACCCGTGCTGGTGCCGGGCTGGCCTCCCGGGCCAGCTGTTTCGCCGGGCTGGCCTCCCGGGCCCGCCCCGCTACCGAAGACCGAAGCCATCATCGGCCGCCGGCAGCGCCACCTGCTCCGCCACCGGCACCTCCTCCACCGAAGCCCCCGCCACCGCCGCCGCGACCGGCGCCACCGAACCCGCCGGCGCCGCCACCGAAGCCGCCGGCGCCACCGAAGCCGCCGGCCCCACCCGCGCGCGTCGTGTTGCCGCTCGGCACCGAGGCGTTCAGGTTGGCCAGCACCACCTGATCACCCGAGGTCAGCCCGGAAGTGATCTCCGTGCGAGCGGGATCCGTCGCTCCCGTGGCTACCGTGCGGGTGACCTCCTTGCCGCCCTGCAGCACGTTCACGAAGCTCCGGGACCCGACGTTGTGCACCGCGCTCGTCGGCACCGTCAGCACGTTGGCCCGCTGCAGCACCACGATCGACACCTGGGCGCTGGCGCCTGCAAACAGACCTTGCGGCGTGCCGGTGATGGCGATGGTGACCGGGAAGCTGGCGACACCCGAGCTCTGCGTGGCCAGCGGAGTGATCTGCGAGATGGTGCCGAACACGGGCTGGGTGGCGCCGTTCGGCGTGATGACCGCCTGGTCGCCCATCTTGATCCTCCCGATCTGGGCGTCGGTGACCGACGCCTGCACGTTGAAGGTGCCGGGCGAGATCAGAACGATGGCCGACGTCGTGGAACCGGACGAGCCGGAGGATCCCGATGATCCCGTGGAGCCGGTCGTGCCGGAGGCAGCCGTCGAGCCGGAGCTGCCCGTCGACCCCGAGCCCGAAGAGCCGGAGCCCGAAGAGCCGGCGCCCGACGAGGACCCGCCGGTGCCGCCCGATGAGCTGGAGCTGCTGCTGGTACCGCTGGAGCCACCGCCGGAGACCGACTGGCCGGGGGTGATGTTGACGGCGCCGACCGTGCCGGCGAAGGGAGTGACGATGGTGGCGCTGCCGATGTTCGTCTGGGCCTGGGTCAGCTGGGCGTACGCCGAGGCCTGCTGGGACTGGGCCTGGGCGATCGACGCCTGGTCGGAGGCGATGGTCTGCGAAGTGGCGTTCGCCGGCTCAGCGGCCAGCTTGGCCTGGGCCGAGCTGAGGGCCGCCGTGGCCGAGTTCAGCGCCGCCTGAGCCGAGCTCTGCTGAGTCGACAGGTTCGTGGTGTCCAAGGTCGCGATGGTGACGCCAGCCGCCACCTGCTGGCCCGGTTGCACCGTGACCGTGGCCACCCGGCCGCTCGTGGCGAAATCGAGGTTGGCAGTGTTCGCGGGCTGGATCGTCCCCGTCGCTCCGATGGTCTGGCGCACGGTCCCCAGCTGGGCCGCCACGGTGCGGTACTTGGTGCCGCCGGAGCTGGTGACAAGCCACGCCGTGACCCCTCCGGCCACGATCGCCACCACGACGACAACGGCGACGACCCTTCCGCGGCTTACTCTTACGCGCCGCAGGTTGCGGCGGGCGAGGGACCTGGACCGGACGAACGACACCTCAGCGACCCCTATCTTCGAAGGCCAACATCTCCGATGGACGAGGCGGGACCCAGCTGCGAAGCCTCATGGGCGCCCATGGCAGCATGCCAAGCTGGGATGATCCTGAGAGGACTGTGGAAATTGGCTGAGGATGAGCACCGCCGGCCGGGGGGGCCGGCCCGCCCACACGAGCACAGAGGGACGAGATGGCCAAGCAGCTGACGGGCGTCCACCACTTCGCCCTGACCGTCACCGACCTCGCTCGAAGCACGCCCTGGTATCAGCGGGTCCTGGGATTGGCCGTCCAGCGCGAGGTCGAGGTGGCGGGCGTCTCGTTCGTCACCCTACGCTCGCAGTCCGACGCCCTCGTCCTCACCCTGTACCAGCACCCGGCCAACCGCGGGGAGCACTTCGACGAGACGCGCACGGGGTTGGACCACATCAGCTTCGGCGTTGCCAGCAAGGGCGATTTGACGGAGTGGAGCGAGCGCTTGAGCGATAATGGGGTCAATCACTCGCCTGTAGCCGAGGATCCATTCGGCGCCGTGCTCGTCTTCCGTGATCCTGACAACATCCAGCTCGAGCTGGTGGCGCCGGTTTGAGCAGCCGACCCGGGACACCGCCTACCCGCGGCCGGCGGCCGAGTGTCTCCGCACCCCGATCACAGGAGCGACGAGTGGCGGAGGTTGACGTTCGCGAGCGGACTCCCGTCCGGCCACAACCCGACGTCCCCGGGCTGTCCGCCACGTTGATGCGGCTGGTCGAGCGGGCCGGGCAGCAAGCCTGGCCGACAGCCAAGGCGTTGGCGCGCCCCATCGGGCTCTACCTCGTCTCGAGGGTCGCCATCGCGCTGGCCATCGGCTTGGTGATCGACTTCAACCTCGGACTGGCCCACGACCATTTCAACGGTCCGTGGCCGACGAACCCCCCCGGCCGGCCCCTTTTCGAGGCCCTCGGGATGTGGGACGGCGGCTGGTATCTGCGGATCGCCCATGCGGGCTACACCACCTCGCTCCACCCGCTGAGCGCGTACACGCCCACCGTCGCCTTCCTGCCCCTTCTGCCGGTGCTCCTGCGGATCACCATGTTCGTCACCGGCCTCAACGTCTTGTATGCGGGGGTGCTGACCTCGTTCGTGATCGGAGCCGTGGCCTCGGCCGCGGTCTGGTTCTTCGTGCGCCGGCTCATCGACACCGCGACGGCCGACCGGGCGACCGCGCTGTGGTGCTTCTTTCCGGGCGCCATCGCGCTCTCGATGGTCTACACCGAGGGCCTCCTTGTGGTCCTTGCGGTGATCTGCCTCGTTGCGCTCCTCCGCGGGCGCTGGCTGATCGCGGGTCTCGCCGCCGCCGCGGCCAGCGCCACCTCTCCGGAGGGCCTGGCCCTGTTCGCCTGCTGCGCCTGGGCGGCAGGAGCGGCGATCCTCCGGCGGCCCGAGGGCACGGGCGGGGCGGACCCGGTCGCGACGCCGACGGACGGCACCCGAGTCGACCGTGCCGCGTTCGACCAGCAGGCCGCGGTGGGACCCGCCCGTCCCGGCCGCCGATGGCTGGCCCTGGTGGCCCCGCTGCTGGCTCCCCTGGGCTGGCTCACGTATCAGGGCTACCTCTGGAGGCGGACGGGGGATCTGACCATCTGGTACAAGGTCGAGAAGCACTTCTGGGAGGGCGGCTTCGACCCCTGGGGCGCGACCATCGGCAAGTTCAGCAAGGCGCTGCAGCATCCTGGCGTCTTCGACTACCTCGTGCCCTCCGTCGGGCTGATCGTGCTCGTCGTGGCCGCCGTGCTCCTTTGGCGCTGGAAGCCCCCCGCTGTCGTGACCATCTACGCGGCCACGGCGATGGCCTTCGTCATCGCCTCGGGAGCGCTCGGGCCCCGACCCCGGTTCTTCATCGCTGCTTTTCCGTTCATCGTCGCCCTGGCCCGCCCGATCCGGGGCGCGGCCTTCCACGGCTTGCTCGGCATCTCCGCCCTGAGCCTCGGGCTGCTCACGTTGATCATCGTCGCCGGCGTGTCGCCGTCCCTGGCGTTCACCCCCTGACCACCCGCCATCCCCAGGCGCGACATTGGCCGTTTACCGCCTCGCTGGCGGGGTAACCCGGTCGGTTACCGCTCTGTCGGGCGTCAGGATGAGGTGGCAGCGGGGGAGGTGGCTCAGGATGTCCCGCGAACCGGAGCAGGGTCAACGTGTGGTCGTCCCGTGGGGGGTCGACTGGCTGATGGGTGTGGTCAGGCGGGTCTACGGCCCACCCGGGCAGCGGCGGGCGCTGGTCACGGTGCCTCTGCGCGGCGCGTCGGGCGAGACCCTGGAGGAGACCACGGTCAGCGTCTCGCTCCGGGTGCTGCACAACGCCCGCTTGGTGGTCGCCAACTGACCTCCCCTGGGGGCGCAGCTAGTCACCGCCTTGGCGGGAAGCGGCTGAGGCGCCAGCGGTAACGTTGCCGCCGGGCGCCGGTCACCTGGCAGCTGGTCCAGGGCCGGCGGGAGGCGAGCGTGCACGATCCCAACCGGCAGTCGCTGCGCAAGGCCGCTCGGGTGACCGTGGTGGCCACCATCTGCTTCATGGTGGGCAACTACGTCGTCAAGGATCTGCAGCTCACCGTCATGGCCACCTTCACCGCGGTAGCCCTCACGGGCATCGCCGACTTCGGCGGATCGGTCCGGGGCCGGACCCGAGCCAACCTCGCCGCCACGGCGGCTGGCCTGGCCCTGGTCCCGCTCGGGACCTGGGTCTCGGAGGTCACGTGGACGGCCTCGGTGGCGATGTTCCTGGTGGTGCTCGTGGTCTCCTTCAGCGGCATCTACAGCGGGTACTTCGCCGCCGGATCCACAGCCTTGATCCTGTTCTACGTGGTGGCATCGGGCATCCCCGCTCCGACGAGCGCCATCCCGGCCCGGCTGGAAGGCGTGGCCCTGGCCGGCGCCCTGGCCACCTTGGCCGCCGTGGCGCTGTGGCCGCTCTACCTGAGCGACAGCCTGCGAGGCCGCTTCGGCTCCGGTGTCGCCGCCGTCAGCGAGCTGTTGTCCGCCCTCTCGTTCGACGCCGATGTTGGTCCCGAGGAGCTGGAGCGGCGCCGGGCGGTGGTGCGCGAACGCGCCCTCGACATCCGCACCCGGCAGGCGACGATGGCGGCGCAGCCTCCGGCCGGCCCCACCGACGTCCAGCGGGCGCAGATGTCACTCCTCCACGGGATCGAACGGATGGGGGACGTCATCAACCGTCTGATCGACGATCCCGCTCCCGTGGTCCACGCGTCCTCGCCGGTGCGCGCCTCGCGCGAGGCGCTGGTGGCGACGATGGTGCGCAGCCTCGACGCCTGCGCCAAGAGCCTTCGTGATCGGGGCGAGCCTCCTGAGATCGAGCCGGTCCTGGAGGCCAAGCGCGACTTCACCGCGCTCTCGGAGCAGGCGCTGAGCGAGCTGCTCGCGCGCGACTCGGACCACGAGCTCTTCGCCAGCAGGGTCGACCGCGCCGTCGAGATGAGGGAGCTGGCCACCGCGGTCCTCATGACCACGGTCCACACCCGTATCGCCGATGGCGTCGACGCGATCATCAGCACGGAGATGCCCGGACCGGCGACCCTCCGGCCGATTGTCACCGGAGACCGACCAGCATGGGACAAGTGGGCGCGGCGAGCCCGAACCAACCTGAGCCTGGGTTCGGTGCATCTCCGCAACAGCCTGCGGTTGGCGGCCGGGCTCACCGTGGCGCGGGTGGCAGTGGGCGCTCTGGACCTGCAGCACGGTTTCTGGGTCGTCTTCGCCACACTGACCATTCTCAAGACGACAGCCAGCACCACCCGAGCCACCGCTGTGCAGGCGTTGGCAGGAACGCTCCTCGGCTTCGGAGCCGCCGCCGGCTTGGCGGTCATCTTCGGTGGTCACCTGATGGCCTACGCAGCTGTGCTTCCCGTGGTCATCTTTATCGCCTTCTACACCCCTGCCGTCGTGAACTTCGTCGTCGGTCAGGCCTGCTTCACGGTGTTGATCGTCGTGCTGTTCAACATCCTCCAGCCACTCGGGTGGAAGATCGGCCTCCTCCGCCTCGAGGACGTGGCGGCGGGGGCGGCCATCGGTGTGGCCATCGGGCTCCTCGCCTGGCCGCGGGGGGCCTCGGGCCAGCTCCGAAGAACACTCGCCGACCTCTTCGACAGCGGCCGGGGCTACGCGACAAGGACGGCGCGGGGGCTCTTGCCCGGCGTCGCTGCGCCGGAGGACATCCAGGAGCTGCGTAGGCGGGTGCTCGCGGCAGCAGTGCGCACGGAGGATGTCTTCGCCCAGTACCTGGCCGAGGGCAAGGATGCCACCGTCGCCCCAGAGGTCTGGTCCGACAT from Acidimicrobiales bacterium harbors:
- a CDS encoding MaoC family dehydratase; translated protein: MPTIVKGLDELRAKAGEHLGYSEWQELTQEQVNLFADATGDHQWIHVDVEKAKSGPFGGPIAHGYLTLSLGPALLSQILEVEGMSMGLNYGCNKVRFPSPLPVGANLRLSATLQSVEDVAGGGVQAIIGLTIEVQGKEKPACVAEVVYRYYD
- a CDS encoding DUF6457 domain-containing protein; amino-acid sequence: MTADEWLRTFADELGVPPPDDATVEQLLALAAVAAHQSERTAAPIACFLVGQAGVDPVRAGAVAAGVHDAGGAQS
- a CDS encoding SDR family oxidoreductase, which encodes MASNVRLDGKVALVTGASKGIGAAIARALAENGARVMLSSRKQDALEKAAAGIEGETAVFAANAGDPDQARACVAATIERFGGLHILVNNAATNPYLGRAIDIDLPRYDKTMEVNLRGPLAWTQEAWRQALQAGGGTVVNISSVGGMTHGGPIGIYDVTKAGLIHLTKHLATELGPQVRVNAIAPGLVKTDFARALWQSGGDEDSWPWPLRRLGRPEDIADAAVFLASDLASWITGHVLVVDGGGSLGGLGASG
- a CDS encoding AMP-binding protein; amino-acid sequence: MYPGEHAKRHPGHAAFVMATSGETVSFGELEARANRLAHLFRDRGLRRGDHVAIFMENNARYLETEAAAERTGLYYTCINSYLTADELAYIVNDSRARILIVSTAKRGVALAAAPMCPDVELFLMVGSGGYDAPFEPYEETVAPYPADPVADEQLGLAMLYSSGTTGRPKGILRPLRHAHPRDPDPLRAGLQELWRLREGMVYLSPAPLYHSAPHASVALSLRLGATAIIMERFDAEQFLRLVERHRVTHSQVVPTMFSRILKLPDEVRAAYDVSSLETIIHAAAPCPVPVKEQMIEWWGPIIVEYYAATEGNGLTYCDSFDWLAHKGTVGRALMGELVILDDGGKECEVGAPGTVWFRGATNFEYWNDPEKTAESRDHTGTMSTVGDVGYLDEDGYLYLTDRRTYMIISGGVNIYPQEAENLLVTHPKVLDAAVIGVPNEDLGEEVKAIIEPAAGVEPGPELEHELVQFCRAHLATFKCPRSVDFDPSLPRLPTGKLYKRVLRDRYWSEHRSRIV
- a CDS encoding oxygenase MpaB family protein, whose protein sequence is MIRKLACPEDTMGVTPVADFFPRNSVIRRVNAEPALFFAAGRALLLQLAHPAVAQGVADHSDFQSNPFRRLQGTLEATYAVVFGSEELAAAVGRRIQRMHDFVTGASYRANDPVNLLWVHATLTDSALGAYTVMVEELSPADTATYYREMTLVAEVFGLPVADQPASVDEFRAYFEEMVATLRVSDEGRRLGEDVLYPSLPAGLRLALAPALALNRLVAVGTTPEPLRQQFGFAWDRRREQRLALVQSSAGRVFGLAPRPVRTTPGWLNGRILLRQAERHAAGRLRAEAPAA
- a CDS encoding DUF5666 domain-containing protein; this encodes MSVPTVTVRTRPVVAGLGVLALAAAACGGASTASTKPASSQSPTTTAPGNTPPPGAFGTAAAVSGSSLEVQNPTTGQVTVNISPSTTFSQTVPATAADLATGVCVAANAGPGATTTPGQPFTARTVAISQPGANGCAPRAGGFGPRAGNGRGAGGGAGGSSTTAPANGANRNGNGARRFAGAFGKVASVSAPTFVVQGNNRNGAATTTTVTTDASTTFTKVVGASQSNLAVGQCIAANGPSDQTGAVTANSIAIRPPGPNGCFTGRGGQGGQGGGNASPGSPA
- a CDS encoding ABC transporter permease; protein product: MNWLETLRTGAGAIVSHRLRSILTVLGILIGIAAVILTVGLGEGAQAKVNSAIQALGTNLLVVSPGSTTTGAVRGGLGSSNTLTLTDANALQSHLDAPDVAAVAPTAQRTMSMTARSASWTAPVVGTTTSYLGVRNRQLAEGSFFSSSDVSNQNQVAVLGPTTATNLFGFADPVGQTVNINGVPFRVSGVMTSAGSSSSTNQDDMAVVPVTTAQNQLFGGSTRNSVSSIFLEATNKDTLSAAYQEANSLLLGTHQITNPTQADFTITTQSSILSTATSVDKTLTVLLAGIAAISLLVGGIGVMNIMLVSVTERVREIGLRKALGATPGVIRAQFLVEASILGVAGGVGGVVLGVIGAEVIPQVTSNAVSISVLATVGAVIVAAGIGVVFGVYPASRAARLSPIDALRSE
- a CDS encoding ABC transporter ATP-binding protein, whose product is MSKAQSGSEQTATLERPLIELSEVRKIYRTGTLSVEALRGVSLTISAGEFVAIMGPSGSGKSTMMHIIGCLDVPTEGTYRLAGDDVGSMTEAELAIVRNRRIGFVFQQFNLLPSLTAGRNVELPLLYAGDNDRGDKALAALERVGLAGRVQHRPGELSGGEQQRVAVARALVTDPSLVLADEPTGNLDSVASAEILQLFQELNRAGRTVVLITHEADVAEWASRVVRFKDGVVQDHGGGPA